GCGAAGCAGGCGTTCGACAAAGGTGCTCGCACAGCGGTAGACATCGGTTGCGGTGTCGGCCGTCATGCTCTCGGGCTTGCAGAAATGGGCTACACCGTTTCGGCGACGGACATGTCGAACGTTGGACTTGAACAGGTCCGAGCCTTTGCGCGGGAGAAACGTCTGGAAATTGATGCCAAAGTAGGGTCGATGACCGAGCTTCCCTACGCCGATGAGACTTTTGATTTCGCGGTTTCCTTCAACGTCTTTAGTCATGGTGACAAGGGGATCGTCAGGTGCGCCATCGAAGAAGCTCGCCGCGTGCTGAAACCCGGTGGCATCCTCTACGCCACACTACTGTCCTTGCGCAGCACGGCCCCTTGCAAAGGGCGCGAGGTAGCGTCCCAGACGTTCGTCTGGGACGATGGAGACGAAGACCACAAGCATCCGCATTTCTTCTCTGACACGAAGACCTTGAACGAACTTTTTGTAGGATTTGAGTGGCTACGGGTTGGAGACTATCACAATACGGCGCTATCGGATTACTGGCATTGGCATGTCGTAGTGGAGCGGAAATAGGATGACAGCGCGCGTGGAACACTCGGAGATCGATAGACTGCCAGTCTCAACGGACGAGGGGCATACGTCGAAAAGATATAGGGCGCTTCCGCTCGTCAACGCCCATATGGAGTCACTTCCCCGCGCGCTTCAGCGGATTGGAAAATACGTTCTTGAGAACCCGGACCTGGTCGTGCGCCAGACTGCATCCGAACTTGGCAGCGTGACGAACAGCGGCGGCGCAAGCATCGTGCGGTTCTGTCAGGTCTTAGGTTTTGAGGGATTGCAGGATTTCAAGCTGGCTCTGGCAGGAGACCTCGCAGCCCATCGCGTTCCTTCTGACGAGACTACGCGGTCGGGAGCGGGTCTGATGCACGAACTGACCGAGCGCATCGTCCATGCAACTAGGGAAACCGAATTCTTGCTCGATCGAGGAGCAGTCGAGCGACTTGCCGACGCCATGATCTCGGCCCGAAGAATCGACGTCTACGGAGCCGCAGCTTCTGGACTCATCGCGCAGCACCTCGCCTTCCGGCTTCTTCGGATCGGATTGCCTGCCCATGGCATCGTCGACACGACCTACGCCGCCTACGTGGCGAGCGGGTTGGGGCCAACATCCGTCGCGATCGCCGTGTCGGAATCAGGTATGACGGAACAGACCATTGAGGCGTTGAAACGCGCCAAAGCAGCGGGCGCATTCACTGCCCTTATAACCCACCGAACCAATGCTCCCATTGCCAAGTACGCTGACGAGGTTTTGCTGACCGCCGGCGTAAGTTCTCCTCTCACGGAATCGAAATCCGTGGTCGCATTTACCGCGCTCATCGCAATCGAGGTTTTGGCCACGATGCTCACGATCAAACTCGATCTTTTGTCTCCGACGGATTCTTAAACGCAATGGCACCCATAACGATCTAATCAGTCTAGAAATCCTTCGGCGCGACATCGATCCTTCGCGAGGTATCCCTGCCCATCGCGGACGGCGAGTTTCTGACGCTGCTGGGGCCGTGGGAATTGGACCTTGCTTCGGATTCTCGCCGGCCTTGGGTGCAGATGGGCGGCTCGGTTACGATCGGCGAGCGTGTGGTCGACGGGGTCCGGCCGGAGCGGCGCGACGTCGCCATAGTGTTCTAGTCCTAGGCGCTTTATCGCACATGACCGTGGCTCAGAACATGGGCCTGCCGCTCAGGATGCGGCGGCTGTCGGGCTGGCAGCGGCAGCCGCTGTTCGGCAGGAGAGCCGTCTGAGCTGACATTGGCGTAATGAGGCCGCACGGCTGATGGCTGTCGAGGTCGAGCTTGCCCTGCGCCGTCAGAATGTGCCGATGACACGAGAGACATTGGACGTTGCGGGCAGGCTGGCTGGCGAGGTGCTTGTTGCAGTTACGTCCCTTCCTTCAGAGCACCGGTTAGCGTTGGATAGCGCCAACGAGCTCCTTTCCGATGCGATCTCGAGACTTGTTCTATCGCTGGCCATAGAGATGGGCGAGTTGCAACGGTGCGACCAATCCTGGTCAGGGGGCAAAATTGCCGCCCGGGCCGACGCCGAGACCAAACCTCAGCCCTACCCGGGCCGGTTTGCCTTAGTGCGAAGCTGGGCGGGCGAGGTGGTGGCCAAACCTTTATTGAGGACGAACTCAACATTCCGCGATCGACGCTACATCTGTGGAAACGGCGCAATGAGGTAATCGCACTGCCGAAAGGCAGGCGAACGCACGTGTTCCCGTTGGCGCAGTTCGTCGACGGTCGTCCGGTCGATGGCATTAGCCGGGTATTGGCGGAGATACAGGATCCACGCTCCGCTTGGCTTTGGCTGGTTCGTCCATGCCTTCTGCTCGACGGCAAAAATCCCGTTGGATCTCCTCAAGCAGAACAGGGCCACGCAGGTGGGGGAAGCCGCCGCGAGCTATTCTAAAACTGGCTCGTAAGTTTGTAATAGCGTTAGTCCGGCCCCTCT
The genomic region above belongs to Mesorhizobium sp. B4-1-4 and contains:
- a CDS encoding class I SAM-dependent methyltransferase yields the protein MNEILPTNPKTDTAHNAWDELWGSDEGRARWLMAEETVIAAAKQAFDKGARTAVDIGCGVGRHALGLAEMGYTVSATDMSNVGLEQVRAFAREKRLEIDAKVGSMTELPYADETFDFAVSFNVFSHGDKGIVRCAIEEARRVLKPGGILYATLLSLRSTAPCKGREVASQTFVWDDGDEDHKHPHFFSDTKTLNELFVGFEWLRVGDYHNTALSDYWHWHVVVERK
- a CDS encoding MurR/RpiR family transcriptional regulator, translated to MTARVEHSEIDRLPVSTDEGHTSKRYRALPLVNAHMESLPRALQRIGKYVLENPDLVVRQTASELGSVTNSGGASIVRFCQVLGFEGLQDFKLALAGDLAAHRVPSDETTRSGAGLMHELTERIVHATRETEFLLDRGAVERLADAMISARRIDVYGAAASGLIAQHLAFRLLRIGLPAHGIVDTTYAAYVASGLGPTSVAIAVSESGMTEQTIEALKRAKAAGAFTALITHRTNAPIAKYADEVLLTAGVSSPLTESKSVVAFTALIAIEVLATMLTIKLDLLSPTDS